The following coding sequences are from one Leptolyngbya sp. NIES-3755 window:
- a CDS encoding thiol-disulfide oxidoreductase DCC (similar to AA sequence:cyanobase_aa:LBDG_11250): protein MTNPTWKIKLLYDRECPLCMREVNFLKKRDRDRGLVEFVDIADENYSPEENGGIDYETAMGRIHAVLPDGSTIKNVEVFRRVYEILGMGWVYAITRILVFGWLADKLYEIWADWRLALTGRPNLSVILAERQKRLDCSNEGRCRVEK from the coding sequence ATGACAAATCCCACTTGGAAAATTAAGCTGCTCTACGATCGTGAATGTCCGCTCTGTATGCGTGAAGTCAATTTTCTGAAAAAGCGAGATCGCGATCGAGGCTTAGTCGAATTCGTAGATATTGCTGACGAAAACTATTCCCCTGAAGAGAATGGTGGGATTGACTACGAGACTGCAATGGGTCGGATTCACGCTGTATTGCCCGATGGCAGCACGATCAAAAACGTTGAGGTGTTTCGCCGCGTTTATGAAATTCTTGGCATGGGATGGGTCTATGCGATTACTCGAATTCTGGTGTTTGGCTGGTTGGCTGACAAGCTATACGAGATTTGGGCAGATTGGCGATTAGCGCTCACTGGAAGACCGAATTTGAGCGTCATTTTGGCAGAACGGCAGAAACGGTTAGATTGTTCAAATGAGGGGCGTTGCCGAGTCGAGAAATGA
- a CDS encoding YcfA family protein (similar to AA sequence:cyanobase_aa:Cyan7425_0798): protein MTKRKKLRERLSNNPNDVTFSDIRNLLEQEGFTLDRITGSHHIFEKGEIIFVVPVHNGKVKSVYVKRAIRLIELEDNQENEEETP from the coding sequence ATGACGAAACGCAAAAAGCTTCGGGAACGGCTGAGTAACAATCCAAATGATGTAACTTTTTCAGACATTCGCAATCTGCTTGAGCAAGAAGGATTCACGCTCGATAGAATCACAGGTAGCCATCATATTTTTGAGAAGGGCGAAATAATCTTTGTGGTTCCAGTTCACAACGGCAAGGTGAAATCTGTCTATGTCAAACGAGCGATTCGCCTCATCGAATTAGAAGACAATCAAGAGAACGAGGAAGAAACACCATGA
- a CDS encoding hypothetical protein (protein of unknown function UPF0150;~similar to AA sequence:cyanobase_aa:Cyan7425_0797) — protein sequence MNYPIVIYPADEGGYVAEVPALKGCLAQGETLTEVLEELEIVKELWIETATKRGQTLPNVELAIDKIKTLNE from the coding sequence ATGAACTACCCGATCGTCATTTATCCCGCTGATGAAGGTGGCTATGTTGCTGAGGTTCCAGCGTTGAAAGGATGTTTAGCGCAGGGTGAGACACTCACAGAAGTCTTAGAAGAGCTAGAAATCGTGAAAGAACTGTGGATTGAAACCGCAACGAAGCGAGGACAAACGTTACCGAATGTTGAACTTGCGATCGATAAAATTAAAACATTGAATGAATAA
- a CDS encoding neutral invertase (similar to AA sequence:cyanobase_aa:LBDG_11280) — protein MSIEARAWELLEKSIVYYQGREVGTIAACDTEVAALNYDQCFVRDFISSALLFLMRGRFEIVRNFLEETLRLQPKTTQFDSSKPSRGLMPASFKIIAYEGGEYLKADFGDHAIGRVAPADSGLWWIILLRAYVIATGDISFASQSDVQEGIRFILELCLVTRFDMYPMVLVPDGASMIDRRMGTYGHPLDIQALFYAALRSSLELLVENDENQKMIQGIHSRLIPLRRQLREHYWLDPERLNVIYRYRVEEYGEEALNQFNIYSDSIPFYRLANWLPEAGGYMAGNLGPSQMDVRFFSIGNLMSIVSALATERQSHKILNLIELRWTDLVGQMPMKLCYPALEDVEWRIVTGADPKNRPWSYHNGGSWPVLLWMLTAAAKKMNRGELAHHAIAIAERRLLEDQFPEYYDGPDGRLIGKESRKYQTWTIAGYLLAKELIARPENLKLIDFDWEPK, from the coding sequence TTGAGCATCGAAGCGAGAGCCTGGGAATTGTTAGAAAAATCGATTGTGTATTATCAGGGTCGCGAGGTTGGCACGATCGCTGCCTGTGATACTGAAGTCGCTGCATTAAACTACGATCAATGTTTCGTTCGAGACTTTATCTCCTCTGCTCTTCTATTTTTGATGCGCGGCAGATTTGAGATTGTTCGCAACTTTCTGGAAGAAACATTGAGACTCCAACCGAAAACGACTCAGTTTGATTCTTCCAAACCAAGTCGGGGTCTGATGCCTGCAAGTTTCAAAATCATTGCTTACGAAGGTGGAGAGTACTTAAAAGCCGACTTTGGTGATCATGCGATCGGCAGAGTTGCCCCGGCTGATTCTGGATTGTGGTGGATCATTCTACTGAGAGCTTATGTGATTGCCACTGGAGACATTAGTTTTGCTTCTCAATCCGATGTTCAAGAAGGGATTCGCTTTATCTTAGAACTCTGCTTGGTGACTCGGTTTGATATGTATCCGATGGTCTTGGTTCCCGATGGAGCCAGCATGATCGATCGACGAATGGGAACTTATGGTCATCCGCTCGACATTCAAGCCCTGTTCTATGCCGCTTTGCGATCGAGCTTAGAACTCCTGGTTGAGAATGACGAAAATCAGAAAATGATTCAAGGGATTCACAGTCGATTAATCCCGCTCAGACGGCAACTGAGAGAGCATTATTGGCTTGATCCAGAGCGCTTGAATGTGATCTACCGCTATCGAGTCGAAGAATACGGTGAAGAGGCTCTGAACCAGTTCAACATCTATTCGGACTCAATCCCGTTCTATCGGCTGGCAAACTGGCTTCCAGAGGCGGGCGGATACATGGCAGGGAACTTAGGACCCTCTCAGATGGATGTGCGATTCTTCTCGATCGGGAACTTAATGTCGATCGTGTCTGCCCTTGCCACCGAAAGACAATCCCACAAGATTCTGAACCTCATCGAACTGCGCTGGACTGATTTAGTCGGACAGATGCCGATGAAACTCTGCTATCCCGCACTTGAAGATGTGGAATGGCGCATTGTCACCGGAGCCGATCCAAAAAATCGTCCTTGGTCGTATCACAATGGCGGAAGTTGGCCCGTTCTGCTCTGGATGCTGACCGCTGCTGCGAAAAAGATGAACCGAGGCGAACTCGCGCATCATGCGATCGCCATTGCAGAACGTCGATTGCTCGAAGACCAATTTCCAGAGTACTACGATGGTCCCGATGGTCGATTGATCGGCAAGGAATCGCGGAAATATCAAACTTGGACGATCGCAGGCTATTTACTGGCAAAAGAACTGATTGCTCGTCCTGAGAATCTGAAGCTGATCGACTTTGACTGGGAACCAAAGTGA
- a CDS encoding hypothetical protein (similar to AA sequence:cyanobase_aa:LBDG_11290) has translation MPYAILDNAVRKNLEQERDRLKGDRDSIIKAAIAAATSEIEQTLEYLNGLLGGQIEPPTNGKGKGKKAATTIELPEVEAAPAPEAKPKQQRKGRGKAKAAAEETTKVAPEKKTRGKGKKTEEAAPKKTRNVKPPVPFDATMKRDFKGLTPAEAVLKVLTGSPSETFTTDEVIDILYGSLPSVTMPEARKRIALTLAHGMRKGSYEKVGENPSRFKIKG, from the coding sequence ATGCCCTACGCCATCTTAGATAATGCAGTCCGCAAGAACTTAGAACAAGAACGCGATCGACTAAAAGGCGATCGTGACTCGATCATCAAAGCCGCGATTGCAGCAGCCACTTCCGAAATTGAGCAAACTCTCGAATACCTCAATGGTTTGCTCGGTGGACAAATCGAGCCTCCGACCAATGGCAAAGGTAAAGGCAAGAAAGCTGCAACGACGATCGAACTTCCCGAAGTTGAAGCGGCTCCTGCTCCTGAAGCAAAGCCCAAACAGCAACGCAAAGGACGCGGTAAAGCTAAAGCGGCTGCCGAAGAAACGACCAAAGTAGCTCCTGAGAAGAAAACACGCGGCAAAGGCAAGAAGACCGAAGAAGCGGCTCCGAAGAAAACCCGCAATGTGAAGCCTCCTGTTCCGTTTGATGCCACCATGAAACGCGACTTTAAAGGATTAACTCCCGCAGAAGCCGTTCTCAAAGTGCTGACAGGTTCCCCCAGCGAAACCTTCACGACTGATGAAGTGATCGATATTCTCTACGGTTCCTTGCCCAGCGTCACCATGCCTGAAGCTCGGAAGCGGATTGCATTAACCTTGGCACATGGCATGAGAAAAGGCAGCTACGAGAAAGTGGGCGAAAACCCCAGCCGCTTCAAAATCAAAGGCTAA
- a CDS encoding hypothetical protein (hypothetical protein N9414_08240;~similar to AA sequence:cyanobase_aa:LBDG_11300), giving the protein MPRAIWNGAVLAESDRTEVVEGNQYFPPDSIKPEYFQDSSTHTTCGWKGVASYYNLVVDGQTNKDAAWYYPTPKDAAKNITGYIAFWKGVKVEA; this is encoded by the coding sequence ATGCCAAGAGCCATTTGGAACGGAGCGGTCTTAGCAGAAAGCGATCGCACAGAAGTGGTCGAGGGGAACCAATACTTTCCACCCGACTCGATTAAGCCTGAATATTTTCAAGACAGCAGTACTCACACCACTTGCGGCTGGAAAGGCGTTGCCAGCTACTACAACCTTGTGGTGGATGGACAAACCAATAAAGATGCCGCCTGGTACTATCCCACGCCCAAAGATGCGGCGAAGAACATTACAGGCTACATTGCCTTCTGGAAAGGTGTAAAAGTCGAAGCTTAG
- a CDS encoding Long-chain-fatty-acid--CoA ligase (similar to AA sequence:cyanobase_aa:LBDG_11310) has product MSRAYPSVPFEQAPYRAIQSLPELWSVISKQYATVLAVHDPHSTPEVKLTYAQLYEQMQWFAAGIQALEIRTDAADRVPPRIALFSDNCPRWLIADQGIMRSGAVDVVRGAQADPLELRYILEHSGSVGVVLQDAELLKKLRPILAEVPLQFVILLSDETVTSDTYKVMNFSEVINLGKSQTLQPVQQDRETLATLMYTSGTSGMPKGVMLSHGNLLYEVNGAYAVAKLEAGERVLSILPIWHSYERTFEYFIFSNGCTQIYTNIRFVKKDIKDHRPHYMVGVPRLWESIYEGIQKQFRDQPEKKQKLVKFFLGQSQKYILAKRTAENLNLDHLDPSGSEKLMAKMKAAVRYPFHKLGDRLVYQKVRQGTGGCLKFVVSGGGSIAEHLEDFFEIVGITILGGYGLTETSPITHARRPWRNVRGADGEALPGTETRIVDPETRKDLPVGQRGLILLRGHQIMQGYFKNPEATAKAIDSQGWFDTGDLGMVTRYGDLIITGRAKDTIVLTNGENIEPQPIEDACLRSPYIDQIMLVGQDQKVLGALVVPNIEALEQRKGGTVNLQDPTVQELFRQELAKLVKERPGYRPDDRIGNFRLLSEPFTMENGLLTQTLKIRRNVVMERYQGMIDEMFSQ; this is encoded by the coding sequence ATGAGCCGTGCTTATCCCTCTGTGCCGTTTGAACAAGCCCCGTATCGCGCCATTCAGTCTTTACCGGAACTTTGGTCGGTCATTTCTAAGCAGTATGCGACCGTTTTGGCAGTTCATGACCCGCACAGCACTCCAGAAGTTAAACTCACCTACGCGCAGCTTTATGAGCAAATGCAGTGGTTTGCAGCAGGGATTCAAGCATTAGAAATTCGTACCGATGCAGCCGATCGAGTTCCGCCTCGGATTGCGCTCTTTTCCGATAACTGTCCCCGGTGGTTGATTGCAGATCAGGGAATTATGCGATCGGGCGCGGTAGACGTAGTTCGAGGCGCACAAGCTGATCCGTTAGAGTTACGGTACATCTTGGAGCACAGTGGCTCAGTGGGTGTCGTTCTGCAAGATGCGGAATTGTTGAAAAAGCTCCGACCGATTTTGGCAGAAGTGCCGCTACAATTCGTGATTCTGCTGAGCGATGAGACAGTAACCTCCGATACTTACAAGGTAATGAACTTCTCTGAGGTGATCAATCTTGGAAAATCACAGACGCTTCAACCTGTTCAACAAGATCGAGAAACTTTAGCCACGCTGATGTACACATCGGGAACATCGGGAATGCCAAAGGGTGTGATGCTCAGCCACGGGAACTTATTGTACGAAGTGAATGGCGCGTATGCAGTGGCGAAATTGGAGGCAGGAGAGCGGGTCTTAAGCATTCTTCCGATTTGGCATAGTTATGAGCGGACGTTTGAATACTTCATTTTCTCGAATGGTTGTACTCAGATTTATACGAACATTCGCTTTGTGAAAAAAGACATTAAAGACCATCGACCGCACTACATGGTTGGGGTTCCGAGATTGTGGGAATCGATTTACGAAGGCATTCAGAAACAATTCCGTGACCAGCCTGAGAAAAAACAGAAGTTAGTAAAGTTCTTCTTAGGTCAAAGCCAGAAGTATATTTTGGCAAAACGCACCGCTGAGAATTTGAACTTAGATCACCTCGATCCCTCTGGCTCTGAGAAGTTGATGGCAAAAATGAAAGCGGCAGTTCGATATCCCTTTCATAAATTGGGCGATCGATTAGTCTATCAAAAGGTTCGACAAGGAACGGGCGGCTGTCTTAAGTTCGTCGTGAGTGGCGGTGGCTCGATCGCGGAACATTTAGAAGACTTTTTCGAGATTGTGGGCATTACGATTCTAGGCGGTTATGGACTGACCGAAACTTCTCCGATTACTCATGCGCGTCGTCCGTGGCGGAATGTGCGTGGGGCAGATGGTGAAGCGCTACCCGGAACTGAGACGCGAATTGTTGACCCTGAGACGCGGAAAGATCTACCAGTTGGTCAACGGGGCTTAATTTTGCTGCGGGGACACCAGATCATGCAGGGCTATTTCAAGAATCCGGAGGCAACTGCCAAAGCGATCGATTCACAAGGTTGGTTTGATACCGGGGACTTGGGGATGGTGACGCGGTATGGTGATTTGATCATCACTGGACGGGCGAAAGATACGATCGTATTAACCAATGGCGAGAACATTGAACCCCAACCGATCGAAGATGCGTGTCTGCGGAGTCCGTACATCGATCAAATTATGCTCGTCGGACAAGATCAGAAAGTTCTGGGCGCGTTAGTTGTACCGAACATCGAAGCTCTAGAACAGCGGAAAGGTGGAACTGTGAATCTACAAGACCCGACTGTGCAGGAATTATTCCGTCAAGAATTGGCGAAATTAGTTAAAGAGCGTCCGGGTTATCGTCCAGACGATCGAATTGGTAACTTTAGGCTGTTATCAGAGCCGTTCACAATGGAGAATGGATTGCTGACGCAGACCTTGAAAATCCGGCGAAACGTTGTGATGGAGCGCTACCAAGGTATGATTGACGAGATGTTTTCGCAGTAG
- a CDS encoding hypothetical protein (conserved hypothetical protein;~similar to AA sequence:cyanobase_aa:LBDG_11320), which produces MEISKSHLLLQRNVNVKAVVTPRWKEEAQQTLQAQLNQVDNQLQQLEMQMQQVLTEVQRQTLQPGSPEALQQSENIRMQFNQRKSELLEQKNQSLQQLQQVQMLELDQEVQQGQIGSVFRIEPGDNLVEKMNVEVLLRDGIVEEIRGII; this is translated from the coding sequence ATGGAAATCTCTAAGTCTCATCTGTTGTTACAGCGCAATGTAAATGTGAAGGCGGTGGTTACTCCCCGCTGGAAGGAAGAAGCGCAGCAAACGTTACAGGCGCAATTAAATCAGGTGGATAATCAGTTACAGCAGCTTGAAATGCAGATGCAGCAAGTGTTGACTGAAGTTCAGCGACAAACGCTTCAACCGGGTAGTCCAGAGGCATTACAGCAGAGCGAAAATATTCGGATGCAGTTCAATCAGCGCAAAAGTGAATTGTTAGAACAGAAGAATCAGAGCCTTCAGCAGTTGCAACAGGTTCAGATGTTGGAATTGGATCAGGAAGTGCAACAAGGTCAGATTGGCAGCGTGTTTCGGATTGAACCGGGTGACAATTTGGTCGAGAAGATGAATGTGGAAGTGTTGCTGCGTGATGGCATCGTTGAGGAGATTCGCGGGATTATTTAG
- a CDS encoding glycerol kinase (similar to AA sequence:cyanobase_aa:LBDG_04410), giving the protein MAKYILALDLGTTGNRAFLFDQSGNIAEQAYLELQQYYPQPGWLEHDAEEIWNATQSVIRSTIQQIDPAEIAAIGLTVQRETCLLWDKNTGKPLHRAIVWQDRRTADFCNELRDQGLTEEIYDRTGLVIDAYFSATKLRWLLDHIEGLDLNNVLAGTIDTWILWKLTNGKVHATDHSNASRTSLMNLKTLEWDDRLLEIFGIPKQILPSIQPSLGTFGTADLLGVPITAILGDQQAALFGQGCDRPGLMKCTYGTGSFLVAHTGTEIVRSNQQLISTIAWTQNNQIGYALEGSMFTSGACVQWLRDGLGLIKTAQETEAIAQQVPDNGGVYFVPALSGLGTPHWDMSARGAFLGITGGVKREHMVRAVLEAIAFQVKEVVDEIETYSPIPLQKLSVDGGACENNFLMQLQADILGIPIERPAIRDTTVLGVAFAAGLACGFWQRYDQLVEHRVIDRIFEPRSSSVQADFNQWQKAVDRAKCWQ; this is encoded by the coding sequence ATGGCAAAGTACATTCTGGCACTCGATCTGGGCACAACAGGCAATCGAGCATTTCTCTTTGATCAGTCTGGCAACATTGCTGAACAGGCTTATTTAGAGTTGCAGCAGTACTATCCACAGCCGGGATGGTTGGAACACGATGCGGAAGAGATTTGGAATGCAACACAATCAGTTATTCGATCGACAATTCAACAAATCGATCCAGCGGAGATTGCCGCGATCGGGCTAACGGTTCAGCGCGAAACTTGCTTACTTTGGGACAAGAATACTGGAAAGCCGTTACATCGAGCGATCGTATGGCAAGACCGACGAACGGCAGATTTTTGTAATGAACTTCGAGATCAGGGATTAACAGAGGAAATCTACGATCGAACAGGTTTAGTAATTGATGCTTATTTTTCCGCGACTAAGCTGCGATGGTTGCTCGATCATATTGAAGGACTGGATTTAAACAACGTCTTAGCAGGCACGATCGATACTTGGATTCTCTGGAAGCTGACTAACGGGAAAGTTCACGCCACGGATCACAGTAATGCCAGTCGCACTTCATTAATGAACTTAAAAACTCTAGAGTGGGACGATCGATTGCTTGAAATTTTCGGAATTCCTAAACAGATTTTGCCTTCGATTCAGCCCAGTTTAGGAACATTCGGAACCGCAGATTTATTAGGAGTTCCGATCACAGCAATTTTGGGTGATCAACAGGCTGCATTGTTTGGACAAGGATGCGATCGACCCGGTTTAATGAAATGCACTTATGGAACTGGAAGCTTTCTTGTTGCACATACCGGAACAGAGATTGTCAGATCAAATCAACAACTCATTTCAACGATCGCTTGGACTCAGAACAATCAAATTGGGTATGCACTCGAAGGCAGTATGTTCACGAGTGGCGCTTGTGTTCAATGGCTGAGAGATGGACTGGGATTGATCAAAACAGCGCAGGAAACCGAAGCGATCGCACAACAAGTTCCAGATAATGGCGGCGTGTACTTTGTGCCTGCATTGAGTGGATTGGGAACACCGCACTGGGATATGAGTGCACGTGGAGCTTTCTTGGGAATTACAGGCGGCGTGAAGCGGGAACACATGGTTAGAGCCGTATTAGAAGCGATCGCATTTCAGGTTAAAGAAGTGGTTGATGAAATCGAAACGTATAGTCCAATTCCTTTGCAGAAACTCTCTGTAGACGGTGGCGCTTGTGAGAATAATTTTCTGATGCAGCTTCAAGCCGATATTTTAGGAATCCCGATCGAGCGTCCAGCCATTCGCGATACAACCGTTTTAGGAGTTGCATTTGCGGCAGGATTGGCTTGTGGATTTTGGCAGCGTTATGATCAATTAGTCGAACATCGCGTCATCGATCGTATTTTTGAACCTCGATCGTCTTCAGTTCAGGCTGATTTCAACCAATGGCAAAAAGCAGTCGATCGGGCAAAATGTTGGCAGTAG
- a CDS encoding hypothetical protein (hypothetical protein Npun_F1025;~similar to AA sequence:cyanobase_aa:LBDG_04400): MLPFSELPLVLAGPILRRTEPESVTVWVALQQACTVQLRIYSTRETAIDQCVMEGTRSTIAIGKFLHIVAVTARSTETILNNDQLYAYDLQFTTSEQSYDFETALTSERFPEIALSYFAHQKPTFVLPPDRIEDLKFVHGSCRKPHGHGIDALPILDHLLEKTAASLRDRPQQLFLTGDQIYGDDVADTFLSIATSLGDTVLGWQEQLPIGQRDDIEYHAPSTFRPGQRADIATQHAGFTAGLKHKRSKVTNHLFSLGEYYATYLLVWSPVCWAMPNLRIAQHQPIHQFVHTLWKVRRAMANIATYMIFDDHEVSDDWNLNRAWCFRVFGRPLGRRVVQNAMLAYTVFQGWGNTPEQFEAGRSGEKLLAAAQGWSDSQGRDRTMNQAIANYLGMPPEDPETGLPQFVRDEDVMILDRHPETIQWYYSIPSPCHRMVVLDTRTWRGYPIAERAEQFGVSKAVAPPMLLCPTALKQQLSLLQACTPEQLPILITPTNLFGLKVIDRIHHWQLRQKKVFSTDVGDAWNIDTSALARLLTMLFEEHSSIVVLSGDIHYSSSIRLSYQNLSPLKPPAVLVQLTCSAIKNEELLTRILHTRLKDWLLPEPVRRWSGWNNPTRMIEQPRNRFGKPPDWQCTLEWLRGRAVRRYSPNLDRTWIVLEQGRTWLKFWRWKWFQDGKEVIGVNNIALVSFEASPKESLTVFHSLLWFSRWKPLQIVQSRYDCKLDRDS; the protein is encoded by the coding sequence ATGTTACCTTTTTCTGAGTTGCCTTTGGTTTTGGCGGGTCCAATTTTGCGACGGACTGAACCTGAATCAGTGACAGTTTGGGTTGCACTCCAGCAAGCTTGTACCGTTCAACTGCGGATTTATAGCACCAGAGAGACAGCGATCGATCAGTGTGTCATGGAAGGAACACGATCGACGATTGCAATCGGCAAATTCCTCCACATTGTGGCAGTTACGGCTCGATCGACTGAAACGATTCTGAACAATGATCAACTTTACGCTTATGATCTACAGTTCACCACTTCAGAGCAAAGCTACGATTTTGAAACAGCGCTAACGTCAGAACGCTTTCCAGAGATTGCACTCAGCTATTTTGCACATCAGAAACCGACTTTTGTACTACCGCCCGATCGCATTGAAGATCTCAAGTTTGTGCATGGTTCTTGTCGCAAACCCCACGGGCATGGCATTGATGCTTTACCGATTTTGGATCATTTACTCGAAAAAACTGCGGCATCATTGCGCGATCGACCGCAACAATTGTTCCTCACAGGCGATCAAATCTATGGGGATGATGTTGCTGATACCTTTCTCAGTATTGCGACTTCGCTCGGAGATACCGTATTAGGATGGCAAGAACAATTACCGATCGGGCAACGCGATGACATTGAGTATCATGCTCCATCCACGTTTCGTCCTGGACAACGGGCTGACATTGCCACCCAACACGCAGGCTTTACCGCAGGACTAAAACACAAACGCAGCAAAGTCACGAATCATCTTTTCAGCTTGGGAGAATACTATGCGACTTATCTCCTAGTTTGGTCTCCAGTCTGTTGGGCAATGCCGAATCTGCGAATTGCTCAACACCAACCCATTCATCAATTCGTCCACACATTGTGGAAAGTTCGACGCGCAATGGCGAATATTGCAACCTATATGATCTTTGATGATCATGAGGTGAGTGATGATTGGAACCTGAATCGAGCTTGGTGCTTTCGAGTGTTTGGGCGACCTTTGGGACGCAGAGTCGTTCAAAATGCAATGCTCGCTTATACAGTGTTTCAAGGTTGGGGCAACACTCCAGAGCAATTTGAAGCAGGACGATCGGGAGAGAAATTATTAGCTGCGGCTCAAGGTTGGTCGGATTCTCAAGGACGCGATCGCACAATGAATCAAGCGATCGCAAATTATCTCGGAATGCCCCCAGAAGATCCTGAAACCGGATTACCGCAATTTGTGCGAGATGAAGACGTAATGATTCTCGATCGACATCCAGAAACAATTCAGTGGTACTACAGTATTCCGAGTCCCTGTCACCGCATGGTGGTGTTAGATACTCGAACTTGGCGCGGTTATCCGATCGCAGAACGAGCAGAACAATTCGGAGTGTCGAAAGCAGTTGCGCCTCCAATGTTGCTCTGCCCCACTGCATTAAAGCAACAGCTATCTTTGCTCCAAGCTTGCACTCCTGAACAGCTTCCGATTTTAATTACACCAACCAATCTCTTTGGTTTGAAAGTGATCGATCGGATTCATCACTGGCAATTGCGACAGAAAAAAGTCTTTTCTACTGATGTAGGCGATGCTTGGAACATTGATACATCAGCACTGGCGCGATTGTTAACGATGCTGTTTGAGGAACATTCATCGATCGTCGTTCTCTCCGGAGATATTCACTACAGTTCCTCGATTCGACTGTCTTATCAGAATCTTTCACCGCTCAAGCCGCCTGCCGTTCTCGTTCAATTAACGTGCAGTGCAATTAAAAATGAAGAACTACTCACTCGGATTCTTCATACCCGATTAAAAGATTGGTTGTTGCCGGAACCTGTACGTCGTTGGAGTGGATGGAACAATCCAACCAGAATGATCGAACAACCTCGGAATCGGTTCGGGAAACCCCCAGATTGGCAATGCACTTTAGAATGGTTGCGAGGAAGAGCAGTCCGACGATACAGCCCAAATCTCGATCGAACTTGGATCGTACTGGAGCAAGGTCGAACCTGGCTGAAGTTTTGGAGATGGAAATGGTTCCAAGACGGCAAAGAAGTGATCGGGGTGAATAATATTGCGCTAGTCAGCTTTGAAGCTTCTCCGAAAGAATCGCTCACTGTATTTCATAGTCTATTGTGGTTCTCGCGCTGGAAACCGCTGCAAATTGTTCAGAGTCGATATGATTGCAAGCTCGATCGAGACTCCTGA